The following coding sequences are from one Diabrotica virgifera virgifera chromosome 2, PGI_DIABVI_V3a window:
- the LOC126880761 gene encoding general transcription factor II-I repeat domain-containing protein 2A-like, whose translation MDKVVQTVNFIRARGLNHRQFQAFLSDVGSDHEDIVYFSSVRWLSRASTLKRFYSLLDEVKIFLENKGQEIDFLTDEQWLADLAFLVDITKYLSDLNLKLQGKDQLCTQLYEHIQAFTKKLILLEKQLEQKQLVHWETLSARNQEMLDLAKYVSLLQRLRNEFEERFVDFKLQIPNMKVLQNPFEIEIDGAVLNLQMELIELQSDSLLKTAYQSCLPNGLIEFYKKYINRNQYPNLTKLALQQISLFGSTYICEQLFSRMKYNKSKTRSSLSDNHLTGILRIATSKIPADIDTLCKQKKCQTSH comes from the coding sequence ATGGATAAAGTAGTGCAGACAGTTAATTTTATACGTGCAAGAGGACTGAATCACAGACAGTTCCAGGCTTTTCTGTCTGATGTCGGTTCAGATCACGAAGACATCGTGTACTTCAGTAGCGTTCGCTGGCTCAGTAGAGCATCCACACTTAAACGATTCTATTCGTTGCTCGACGAAGTAAAGATTTTTCTTGAAAACAAAGGTCAAGAAATTGATTTCCTAACTGATGAGCAGTGGTTGGCTGATCTGGCCTTCCTGGTTGACATTACTAAGTACCTCTCTGATCTTAACTTAAAACTGCAAGGAAAAGATCAATTATGCACGCAGTTATATGAACACATTCAAGCTTTCACAAAGAAGCTCATATTGTTAGAAAAACAACTGGAACAAAAACAGTTGGTTCATTGGGAGACTCTATCTGCCAGAAATCAAGAAATGTTGGACTTAGCCAAGTACGTGTCATTGTTGCAAAGATTGAGGAATGAGTTTGAAGAGAGATTCGTAGACTTCAAATTACAAATTCCTAACATGAAAGTGCTCCAAAATCCGTTTGAAATTGAAATTGATGGTGCTGTGCTGAACTTACAGATGGAATTGATTGAACTGCAAAGTGACTCTCTTCTAAAAACGGCATATCAAAGTTGCCTTCCGAACGGATTAATtgagttttataaaaaatatattaatcgGAACCAATACCCAAACCTTACCAAATTAGCTCTTCAACAAATATCTTTATTTGGTAGTACATATATTTGCGAGCAGCTTTTTTCTCGCATGAAATATAATAAATCGAAAACGAGATCATCTTTATCAGACAATCATCTGACAGGCATTCTGCGCATAGCTACTTCTAAAATACCAGCTGACATAGATACACTGTGCAAACAGAAAAAATGTCAAACATCTCATTAG